One region of Trichosurus vulpecula isolate mTriVul1 chromosome 1, mTriVul1.pri, whole genome shotgun sequence genomic DNA includes:
- the LOC118853842 gene encoding glutathione S-transferase theta-2-like: MALKLYLDFISQPCRAVYLFAKVNRIPFEVQSVQIFQGQHMTDDFAKVNSLKRLPAMKDGDFTLAESAAILHYLSQKYNTPAHWYPLDLQARARVEEYLYWHADSIRGTFGSVLWIRVLGPLIDVHIPKEKVDRNIAFMMQSLQHLEQKFLQDKPFLTGEQISVADLVALEELMQTFYAGFDVFEGRPKLAAWRGRVEATLGEKLCQETREAIRKLCAEPKSLKDIPSATVDWMRLHLSKIP, encoded by the exons ATGGCCTTGAAGCTCTACCTGGACTTTATCTCCCAGCCCTGCCGTGCGGTCTACCTCTTCGCCAAGGTTAATCGCATCCCCTTCGAGGTGCAGAGCGTGCAGATATTCCAGG GGCAGCACATGACTGATGACTTCGCCAAAGTGAACAGCCTGAAGAGACTGCCGGCCATGAAAGATGGAGATTTCACCTTGGCAGAGAG TGCAGCCATCCTGCACTACCTGAGTCAGAAATACAACACCCCAGCTCACTGGTATCCTCTAGACCTGCAGGCCCGGGCACGGGTTGAAGAATATCTGTACTGGCATGCTGACTCCATTCGAGGCACATTTGGCTCAGTGCTATGGATTCGG GTGCTGGGCCCTCTCATTGATGTCCACATCCCCAAGGAGAAAGTGGACAGGAACATAGCCTTCATGATGCAATCCCTACAACATCTGGAGCAGAAGTTCCTGCAGGACAAACCCTTCCTCACTGGTGAGCAGATCTCTGTGGCTGATCTGGTGGCACTGGAGGAGCTGATGCAG ACCTTCTATGCTGGTTTTGATGTCTTCGAGGGAAGGCCCAAGCTGGCAGCTTGGCGTGGAAGGGTGGAAGCCACCTTGGGAGAGAAGCTATGCCAAGAGACCCGGGAAGCCATCCGTAAACTTTGCGCAGAGCCCAAGTCCTTGAAGGATATCCCCTCTGCCACTGTGGATTGGATGAGATTACATCTTTCAAAGATCCCCTAA